The Mucilaginibacter sp. PAMB04168 genome contains the following window.
TGCTGGCTGCGCTGCTCCACCTGTTGGCGTTGCCAATCACGCTGCTGGCGTTGTTGGTCGCCGGTTTGCTGTTGTTGCCTGCGCTGCTCAAATTGCTGACGGCGTTCCTCGGCTTCTTTACGTTGCTGGTCGCTTAATTGTTGCCCGTTTTGATTTTGCTGGCGGCGTTGCCAGCTGTTATTTCCGTTTTGGTCGCTTTGCCTGTCGGGCCAGTTAGGTCTGTTACCCTGGTTGGGAAATGAAGGCTGGTTTGGTCTGTTATCGCGGTTATTGTTATATGGGCGGTTATCATTACGGTTACTGTTTATTCTAACTACATTGCGGTTAGCGGCATCATTACTGCGGGCAATGTTAGCCAGCCGGGCTGCATTTTGATAATTTACTGAAGCGCCCCTGTTGCGGTCACCAATGCGAAAGTTTGGATTAGCATTGCGATAAGCACTTGCATTTACCACACGGCCGGGACGCGCATAATCTACCCGTCTAACCTGCGGGCGGTAAACATTTAAGTCATTATTACGGATAGAAAGTCTACCGGGTCTGTTCAGGTTATTAATGTTATAGACTTGCACACGGTTGCGGGTAACTCTTTCAATATCAAAAGCCCTTGGCCCTGCAATGTAACGGCGGCTGTTGCGGGTGTAAAAGTTGTTAATAATGTTAGTACGGCGAAAGATGTTTACAATACGTGGGCGTGGCACATAGTAATTGTATATAACCGGGCTGTTGATGTAAGCCTGCGGAGCAAATACCCAATAATCTTCTGGAATGGAATAATCGTTACCAAAGGCCGCATCCAGGCTTACATCTGGTCCAAGTGGCGCCCAGCCATAATAGCCATCGCCGCTGCGCCAGTCAACCCAGGCTGGTCCCCACTCATAGCCTGGTATCCATTCCCAGCCATAATAATCATCAAACCGCCAGCGCCCGTAATGGAACGGAGCCCAGCCCCAATCGTAATCGGACACCCAGGTATTACCATACTCGGTCATTACCCAGTGGCCATTGGTGGCATAAGGCTTAAAATCCTGGTCTGCATCGGGTACCCATACGCTGCCGTATTCGGGGTCGTCAAGCCAGGTGCCGTATTGTTGCAGCTCATCGTAAAAATCCTGAAATGTTATTTCATCGTCTTGAGCGGCTGCTTTATGAGACACTGCCACGGTAACCAAAAGGGCCAGGCAGCATAACTTTGTATATTGGATAAACCTTCTCATTATAATAGGTATTAATGGCTTAATTGCTGAAGGTTGGACACATATAAAGCAAAAGCGTTTAACGTTTGTTGTGTATTGTATGTAAATAGTTTGTGGTAGAGGCTTATCACCTATTGAAAGAATTTTTTTACATGCTGCTACGTTGTAGTATTTATTAAATAATTTTACCCATCAATTTCAAATAAGGACTTATGAGTACAGTAAATATTCCGCGGTTAGATTTAAATACCTACAAGAATGGCGATGCGGAGAGCCGTAAAAAATTCTCGGATGCCATAGGTACGGCATTTAACGAAACGGGGTTTGTGACCATTACCAACCACGGGCTAAGCAAGGAATTAATAGACAGCCTTTACCAACAGGTGAAAGCCTTATTTGCGTTGCCCGAGGACGTAAAGCTTAAGTACGAAAAGCCCGAACTGGCCGGCCAGCGTGGTTACACCAGCAAGGGCAAAGAAACTGCTAAAGGGTTTAAAGTGCCCGATTTGAAAGAGTTTTGGCAAATTGGCCAAACCGTTTCCGATGGTGACCCTATTAAAAATCAGTACCCTGATAATGTATATGTAGAGGAACTGCCTGATTTTAATACTGTAACACGTGAGGTTTATCAAAAGCTGGAAGCAGCAGGTACTTTACTACTGGAAGCTATTGCCACCTATTTAGGACTGCCCGAAAGCTACTTTGATGATAAAGTGCGTAATGGTAATTCAATATTGCGTACGCTGCATTACTTCCCCATTGAGGATCCTGATTCGTTGGCTCCTGATGCGGTGCGTGCCGGCGCGCATGAGGATATTAACCTCATTACTTTGCTAATTGGCGCCAGCGCTGATGGATTAGAGCTGCTTACCCGCGAGAACGAGTGGTTTCCGGTAAAAGCCCATGGCGAGGATGTGGTAGTGAACGTTGGCGATATGCTGCAGCGCTTAACCAATAACAAGCTGAAATCGACCACGCACCGTGTAGTTAACCCGCCACGTGAAGAAATGAAAAATTCACGTTTCTCGGTACCTTTCTTTTTGCATCCTAAATCAAACATGGATCTTACCAGTTTAGATAGCTGTATTGATGAGCAGCATCCCAAACTGTACAGCGACATGACTGCCGGCGAATACCTGGATGAAAGATTGCGAGAGATAGGGCTGAAAAAGTAACTATTAATTACAATAAGATTTTCTCTAATTTAAAATTTTTAAGCTGGTTGACAAACCGGCTTTTTTTATTTGAAAGTATTTTGCAGTCATTAGCATACTTCTATATTTATAGAAAAATCAAATTAGTATGAAGAAAACCTTACTCTTATTCACAATTCTATTTATCGCTTTTAAAGCATCTGCTCAGTTTGAAACCTCTAAGCAAATTTACGAAAGCCCCAAGTTAAAGGAAGCGATAGCGAAGCACAAGTTAGTAGCCATATTGCCATTTACTGCCAAAATCAGTTATAAGAAACCACCAAAAGGGTTTGATGCAGAAGGTAATCGTCAGCAGGAAATTAAACTGGGCACATCGGTGCAGTCGAGCATGTACACTTTTTTGTTACGTAAAGCAGATAACTACAGTGTGAGCTTTCAGGACGTAGATAAAACAAATACACTTTTGAAAAAATACAAGGTACTTGATAGCTTAGATATACATACAAAAGATGAGATAGCTAAAATACTCGGTGTTGATGCTGTTATTTACGGTACTTTTGAACAACAAAGTACCAAGACCGAAGCGGGTGCTATTGTTTCGGCAGCATTATTTGGTGGCTTTGGTGGTAAAACCGGCGAAGGTGCTATAACTCTACAGATTTCGGACGGTGCAGACGGTGAGTTAATCTGGCGTTATACTAAAAGAATGAACGAAAGTTTAGGTGTATCAACAGATGATGTGGTAGAAAGGCAGATGCGTAAGCTGTCAAGAAACTTCCCTTATTCTAAATAATTCGTAAAATCTTTTTATAAAGAAGCCGGCTTATTATTTATAAGCCGGCTTCTTTATTTTATAGCATTGTATCCTATAGATGACAGTAAAAGCCTTGATTTTTTTCAACCCCTCGTGTAACCTTTTCGTGTTTTTGCAGTCTGTTGTAAAAACTTAAAAACCTTATCATGAAAAAAGTTATACTCATACTCGCCGTATGTCTTTTCGCCTGTCAGGCTATGGCCCAGTTGCTGGAACCCGCCAAGCAAGTTTACAAAAGCCCGCACTTAAAAGAAGCTATCAAAGCGCACCACACCGTTGCTATACTGCCGTTTGATGTGCAGATAACGTACCGTAAAACGCCGAAGAATCTGGATACGGTATGGCACGCCCGCCAGGAGGCAGAACTTGCCCAGCAAGTACAATTCGAGGTCTACTCCTCGCTGCTGCGTGAATTCTTTAAATACAAAGTCCGCTTTCAGAACGTGCTTGAAACTAATCGCCTGTTGCAGCAGGCCGGCATGACTGGTAGTTTAGACGTTTACTCTAAAGATGAAATTGCCAGAGCTTTAGGCGTAGATGCCGTTATTTTTGGCGATATGCTGCGTAAGGAAAACACACCAAATGCAGGGGTTGTAACGGCAGCTATATTTGGTTATGATAAAACAGCAGAAGTAACCCTAACTATAAAAGTAGCTAACGGTACCGATGGCGAATTGCTGTGGCGTTACTCAAAAAAGATGAATGAAATGGGGTCGGTGGAGTCGAAAGACGTGTTTGAACGGCAAATGGAAAAACTAACACGCAACCTGCCA
Protein-coding sequences here:
- a CDS encoding 2-oxoglutarate and iron-dependent oxygenase domain-containing protein — its product is MSTVNIPRLDLNTYKNGDAESRKKFSDAIGTAFNETGFVTITNHGLSKELIDSLYQQVKALFALPEDVKLKYEKPELAGQRGYTSKGKETAKGFKVPDLKEFWQIGQTVSDGDPIKNQYPDNVYVEELPDFNTVTREVYQKLEAAGTLLLEAIATYLGLPESYFDDKVRNGNSILRTLHYFPIEDPDSLAPDAVRAGAHEDINLITLLIGASADGLELLTRENEWFPVKAHGEDVVVNVGDMLQRLTNNKLKSTTHRVVNPPREEMKNSRFSVPFFLHPKSNMDLTSLDSCIDEQHPKLYSDMTAGEYLDERLREIGLKK
- a CDS encoding DUF6600 domain-containing protein, producing the protein MRRFIQYTKLCCLALLVTVAVSHKAAAQDDEITFQDFYDELQQYGTWLDDPEYGSVWVPDADQDFKPYATNGHWVMTEYGNTWVSDYDWGWAPFHYGRWRFDDYYGWEWIPGYEWGPAWVDWRSGDGYYGWAPLGPDVSLDAAFGNDYSIPEDYWVFAPQAYINSPVIYNYYVPRPRIVNIFRRTNIINNFYTRNSRRYIAGPRAFDIERVTRNRVQVYNINNLNRPGRLSIRNNDLNVYRPQVRRVDYARPGRVVNASAYRNANPNFRIGDRNRGASVNYQNAARLANIARSNDAANRNVVRINSNRNDNRPYNNNRDNRPNQPSFPNQGNRPNWPDRQSDQNGNNSWQRRQQNQNGQQLSDQQRKEAEERRQQFEQRRQQQQTGDQQRQQRDWQRQQVEQRSQQQQGTPQQQGNDQQQQQREQQRRDFEQRRQRGQQQTEQQRQQADQQREQQRQQFEQRRQQQQADQQRQQGDQLRQQQEQRRQQQDQQQAQMRQQAEQQRQAQADQQRQQQDQQRQQQDQQRQQREQAEQQRRQQQDQQRQQQDQQRQQREQAEQQRRQQQDQQRQQQEQQRQQRDQQRQQQTEQQRQQRETQSEQQRQRPQRGDRRP